One region of Halomicrobium sp. LC1Hm genomic DNA includes:
- a CDS encoding tetratricopeptide repeat protein, with translation MTDRERDDHEFSSGQGFDEPYEGFDIDPPELAVDTDKVDPVDSRVVTDILDEQNVPTDAVDAEELLDVGVSYVHINRHEQAAETFERAARFADDERIEQEAWTNKGAAHAEMEEWDAAIGAYREALNVEEESDAGGALGDDAPSASNEHAATAETNLAYALWESGRTEQALEHAERAVEIDPRFAEAWYNRGFFLLERGLAEDAVDAFDNATRLGFRNPDILEEKARALEEMEEFERAEKLVEEAEEMREEAEQELLE, from the coding sequence ATGACTGATCGAGAGCGCGACGACCACGAGTTCTCCTCCGGGCAGGGGTTCGACGAGCCCTACGAGGGGTTCGACATCGATCCGCCCGAACTGGCCGTCGACACGGACAAGGTCGATCCCGTCGACTCCCGAGTCGTCACCGACATCCTCGACGAGCAGAACGTCCCGACCGACGCGGTCGACGCCGAGGAACTGCTCGACGTGGGCGTCTCGTACGTCCACATCAACCGCCACGAACAGGCCGCCGAGACCTTCGAGCGAGCCGCCCGGTTCGCCGACGACGAGCGGATCGAACAGGAGGCCTGGACCAACAAGGGCGCGGCCCACGCCGAGATGGAAGAGTGGGACGCCGCAATCGGTGCCTACCGGGAAGCCCTCAACGTCGAGGAAGAGAGCGACGCTGGCGGTGCGCTCGGGGACGACGCGCCGAGCGCGAGCAACGAGCACGCGGCCACGGCCGAGACAAACCTCGCGTACGCGCTGTGGGAGTCCGGGCGGACCGAACAGGCGCTCGAACACGCCGAGCGAGCGGTCGAGATCGACCCGCGCTTCGCCGAAGCCTGGTACAACCGCGGCTTCTTCCTGCTGGAGCGTGGGCTGGCCGAGGACGCCGTCGACGCCTTCGACAACGCCACCCGCCTCGGCTTTCGCAACCCCGACATCCTCGAAGAGAAGGCCCGCGCACTGGAGGAGATGGAAGAGTTCGAGCGCGCCGAGAAACTGGTCGAGGAAGCCGAAGAGATGCGCGAAGAGGCCGAACAAGAACTGCTCGAATGA
- a CDS encoding DUF424 domain-containing protein yields MILNERETDEGTLVSVCDPDIIGETFDDGDISLTVDEGFYDGEEVDEQTVLDSLSQCTVANLVGTETVTLAVEHGFIDEENVLDIDGTRHAQLLWM; encoded by the coding sequence ATGATCCTCAACGAACGCGAGACCGACGAAGGGACGCTGGTCTCCGTGTGCGATCCCGACATCATCGGCGAGACCTTCGACGACGGCGATATCTCGCTGACCGTCGACGAGGGGTTCTACGACGGCGAGGAAGTCGACGAGCAGACCGTCCTCGACAGCCTCTCGCAGTGTACCGTCGCCAACCTCGTGGGCACCGAGACCGTCACGCTGGCAGTCGAACACGGGTTCATCGACGAGGAGAACGTGCTGGACATCGACGGGACGCGCCACGCACAGCTGCTCTGGATGTGA